The window TTCCCTGAGTCATTCCGAGCTCAGCAGCGAGCTTGTCTTGAGTGAGCCTCATATCTCTCGGCAAAGAGGCGTTATGAGCCCTGAGCGCTTCCTTAAGGGCGGCGCACTCGGCTTTTTCCCAGTCTTCCAGCTCTCGCCGGTCAGTGTTCGATCTCGTCATTCCGCAATCCTATTGCCATTGGAAATACTTTGCTATTTCCAATGGGCTTGATAAAAATATCCCTTGGATATAATCTTGAGCCGAACACAACCTGAGGGCGATGACATGCGCCGCATACCTCTCAGCCAATTCGCAGACGAGCAGGGGCAGACCCGAGCTGCATGCCTGCTTGGCATGACTCAGGGAGCCCTGAACAAAGCTCTTCGAGTTGGCAGATCGATTTTCGTGAATGAGGGCCCTGATGGCGCCTTCACCGCAGAAGAGTTGCGTCCATTTCCGGTCCAGTCCGCGAAAAGAAACGCCGCATAACCAACTTCAACCGCAAGGAGCAGTACCCGTATGGCCTATCACGACCAAAGTCACCTGAAAGACCGGGAGATTAAGTCGCGCTACGACCAAGAGACCTATGAAGCGCTCAAGGCCGTAGCTCGGCTGCACAAGCTTCAGCTGGCTGTCTTCGTGCGTATGTGCGTAGAGGAAAAACTGGAAAGCATCATCGAGAGCGATGTTACCGACAAAAGCCAGACGGCCTGAAGGCCCGGAAGGAGGCCTACGTGCCCGAAACCACGATCTGCCACGGGATCGATGGGCGC of the Pseudomonas asiatica genome contains:
- a CDS encoding Cro/CI family transcriptional regulator, whose protein sequence is MRRIPLSQFADEQGQTRAACLLGMTQGALNKALRVGRSIFVNEGPDGAFTAEELRPFPVQSAKRNAA